The segment TTAATTGCATAACTTCCATTGCAATAATATTATCTAAGGCTGAAGTTGGTTCATCAACTAAAAGTAAATCTGGTTTCATAAGTAAGGCTCTTAAGATTGAACATCTTTGTAATTGCCCCCCTGATAGTTCGTGAGGCTTTTTTTCTAAAAATGTTTTTTCTAAACTCAAAAGTTCACATTTATTATTAATCTCTTCTTCAAAATCTAGATTTTTTAAATCTAAAACATCTTTTATTTGCTCAATTATTCTAAAAGAGGGATGAAAAGAGCTATATGGATCTTGATATATTGAGCTTATATTTGAAA is part of the Arcobacter arenosus genome and harbors:
- a CDS encoding ATP-binding cassette domain-containing protein; this encodes MENNTVLEIKNLDFGYIKDKLIYKDFNLKLQKGQLISIVGSSGSGKSTLFELISGNLKPLKGQISVSNISSIYQDPYSSFHPSFRIIEQIKDVLDLKNLDFEEEINNKCELLSLEKTFLEKKPHELSGGQLQRCSILRALLMKPDLLLVDEPTSALDNIIAMEVMQLIIKQLENCAILLITHDMSLATWCSDDIINLNKILEK